The following proteins come from a genomic window of Natronosalvus vescus:
- a CDS encoding glutaredoxin family protein, with protein MTRTLYQLEGCPFCEKVADALDDASVEYETVWTDAMHSDRNEVKRVSGQRGVPVLVDGETGVTMAESENILEYIDQTLA; from the coding sequence ATGACACGCACGTTGTACCAGCTCGAGGGGTGCCCGTTTTGTGAAAAAGTCGCCGACGCACTCGACGACGCCAGCGTCGAGTACGAGACGGTCTGGACGGATGCCATGCACTCGGATCGAAACGAGGTCAAACGCGTCTCGGGCCAGCGGGGCGTTCCCGTCCTCGTCGACGGCGAAACCGGGGTCACGATGGCCGAATCCGAGAACATCCTCGAGTACATCGACCAAACGCTCGCTTGA
- a CDS encoding Gfo/Idh/MocA family protein, translating into MSTRPTHQDPLRIGIVGLGYIGSTVGEQFHRQPDATVAAVCDLSAERRQAIGDRFSVPEDSRHEEYATMLEDAKLDAVLIGTPHTLHYEQVVAALERGLHVYCDKPLSTDLDHAQDLVERSESGEAVLMVGYQRHLQTAFRRARNRFSVPEDEEFDPDPAGEPRWLTASITQDWITDSAGTWRLDPDLSGGGFLYDTGSHVLDGVLWTTGLEPESVAASMDFYDDDQRVDSRAHLDVTFRNGATGSFSFHGSAPSVREHLHIWDDDGAVYLEGKQWRSRRVFEIDTDSGEHHPYIDPRHQPSRAGAFLESVRTGSDPPATARDALAVTALTEAAYESARLGERVQIQL; encoded by the coding sequence ATGTCGACCCGGCCAACGCACCAGGATCCGCTTCGAATCGGCATCGTCGGCCTCGGCTACATCGGCTCGACCGTCGGTGAACAGTTCCACCGTCAACCCGATGCCACCGTCGCTGCCGTCTGTGATCTCAGCGCCGAGCGGCGACAAGCGATCGGCGATCGGTTTTCCGTGCCCGAGGATTCCCGGCACGAGGAGTACGCGACGATGCTCGAGGATGCCAAACTCGACGCCGTCCTCATCGGGACCCCACACACGCTTCACTACGAGCAGGTGGTCGCCGCCCTCGAGCGTGGGCTCCACGTCTACTGTGACAAACCGCTGTCGACCGATCTCGATCACGCTCAGGATCTGGTCGAACGAAGCGAGTCGGGGGAGGCGGTGTTGATGGTCGGCTATCAGCGCCACTTGCAGACGGCGTTTCGGCGGGCTCGAAACCGCTTCAGTGTACCCGAGGACGAGGAATTCGATCCAGATCCGGCAGGCGAGCCACGGTGGCTCACCGCGTCGATCACGCAGGACTGGATCACTGATTCCGCAGGAACCTGGCGACTCGACCCCGACCTCTCCGGCGGGGGATTCCTCTACGATACTGGGAGCCACGTCCTCGACGGCGTTCTCTGGACGACCGGGCTCGAACCGGAGTCAGTCGCCGCGAGTATGGACTTTTACGACGACGACCAGCGAGTCGACAGCCGCGCCCACCTCGACGTCACTTTTCGAAACGGTGCCACCGGATCGTTCTCGTTTCATGGTTCGGCTCCGTCCGTTCGTGAACACCTACACATCTGGGACGACGACGGGGCGGTCTATCTCGAGGGCAAGCAATGGCGTTCCCGGCGGGTGTTCGAAATCGACACTGACAGCGGTGAACACCATCCGTACATCGACCCGAGACACCAGCCGTCTCGAGCGGGGGCCTTCCTCGAGAGCGTTCGAACCGGAAGCGACCCGCCCGCGACCGCCCGCGACGCGCTGGCAGTGACGGCGCTGACCGAAGCGGCCTACGAGTCCGCTCGATTAGGGGAGCGCGTTCAGATTCAGCTGTGA
- the lrpA1 gene encoding HTH-type transcriptional regulator LrpA1 translates to MSTRPTEDRILEVLEEDAQASYAEIASRADVSKPTVRKYINQLEADGVIVGYSADVDPKKLSSQTIALVGIDVASERYVEATRALKALESVEALYSSSGDHMLMAEVRAANGDELGDIIATDILEIGGVTAAHPSFLQERLK, encoded by the coding sequence ATGAGCACCCGTCCGACGGAAGATCGTATTCTCGAAGTTCTCGAGGAGGACGCCCAGGCGTCCTACGCAGAAATTGCGTCTCGAGCCGACGTGTCGAAGCCGACGGTCAGGAAGTACATCAATCAGCTCGAAGCCGACGGCGTGATCGTGGGGTACTCCGCCGACGTCGACCCGAAGAAGCTATCGAGTCAGACCATTGCACTGGTGGGAATCGACGTGGCCAGCGAACGCTACGTGGAGGCGACCCGGGCGCTGAAAGCCCTCGAGTCGGTCGAAGCGCTGTACAGCTCGAGTGGTGACCACATGCTAATGGCCGAAGTTCGTGCGGCAAACGGCGACGAGTTAGGAGACATCATCGCGACGGACATCCTCGAAATCGGGGGCGTCACCGCGGCCCACCCCTCGTTCTTGCAAGAGCGGCTCAAGTAG
- a CDS encoding SRPBCC family protein has protein sequence MATYERSTRVRAPLEAVWDFHSRTDGLEMLTPSWMNLRVEAVIGPDGERNPELLEAGSEVDLSIRPFGVGLRQHWTSLITERERRPGRAAFTDEMIHGPFDTWVHTHAFFADGDETIVRDHVEYALPYGGLGALATPFSVVGFEGMFRERHERTTEVLEVTSPDAVDVSIETQEGP, from the coding sequence ATGGCGACCTACGAACGATCGACTCGCGTCCGCGCACCGCTCGAGGCCGTCTGGGACTTTCACTCACGTACTGACGGACTCGAGATGCTTACACCCTCCTGGATGAACCTTCGCGTCGAGGCCGTGATCGGGCCCGACGGCGAACGGAACCCCGAGCTGCTCGAGGCCGGATCGGAGGTCGACCTGTCGATCCGCCCGTTCGGTGTCGGGCTGCGCCAGCACTGGACGTCGCTCATCACCGAGCGAGAACGGCGACCGGGGCGGGCCGCTTTCACCGACGAGATGATCCACGGGCCGTTCGACACCTGGGTACACACTCACGCTTTCTTCGCGGACGGCGACGAGACGATCGTCCGTGACCACGTCGAGTATGCGTTGCCGTACGGTGGTCTCGGAGCACTGGCAACGCCGTTCTCGGTCGTCGGTTTCGAGGGGATGTTTCGGGAACGCCACGAGCGAACGACGGAGGTGCTCGAGGTCACGTCCCCGGACGCGGTCGACGTCTCGATCGAGACCCAGGAAGGGCCGTAA
- a CDS encoding DMT family transporter, giving the protein MFRRDVFDQADLEVTPAAALAFAVFAASTSAILVRWSVAPSSVAALYRVVFTTAIVAPIALIWHRHEFARLSWRDLAGATIAGVALAVHFAAWFESLNYTSVAASVTLVQTQPLFVAIGAALLLGEYVDRRTVLGILVAIGGAAVMSFGGAGEAPIADATLYGNSLAILGAITVAGYVLAGRSIRQRVSLFPYVTVVYTACAITLFVLVGVQGHDYLAYPPREWLLFLAMAVGPGVLGHTVVNWVLKHLESVVVSVTWLGEPVGSTALAFVLLSEVPDVVTVVGGAVVLAGIYWTTVSRHID; this is encoded by the coding sequence GTGTTCCGGCGCGACGTGTTCGACCAGGCAGACCTCGAGGTGACCCCAGCCGCTGCCCTCGCGTTCGCCGTTTTCGCCGCGAGTACGAGCGCGATCCTGGTTCGCTGGAGCGTCGCGCCGAGTTCGGTTGCGGCACTCTACCGGGTCGTCTTCACGACGGCGATCGTCGCGCCGATTGCCCTCATCTGGCACCGACACGAGTTCGCCCGCCTCTCCTGGCGTGATCTGGCTGGCGCGACCATCGCCGGGGTCGCCCTCGCCGTCCACTTCGCGGCCTGGTTCGAGAGTCTCAACTACACGAGCGTCGCGGCAAGCGTCACATTGGTGCAAACACAGCCCCTCTTCGTCGCGATCGGGGCCGCACTCCTACTGGGCGAGTACGTCGATCGCCGGACGGTGCTCGGCATCCTCGTCGCCATCGGCGGTGCTGCGGTGATGTCCTTCGGTGGCGCTGGTGAAGCACCGATCGCCGACGCGACGCTCTACGGGAACAGCCTGGCTATCCTCGGCGCGATTACCGTCGCCGGCTACGTGCTCGCCGGGCGCTCGATCCGCCAGCGCGTCTCCCTGTTCCCGTACGTGACGGTCGTCTACACCGCGTGTGCGATCACGCTGTTCGTACTCGTCGGCGTCCAGGGTCACGACTACCTCGCCTACCCACCTCGAGAGTGGCTGCTCTTTCTCGCCATGGCGGTCGGGCCCGGCGTACTGGGCCACACCGTCGTCAACTGGGTGTTGAAACACCTCGAGTCGGTCGTGGTCAGCGTCACCTGGCTGGGCGAACCGGTCGGATCGACGGCGTTGGCGTTCGTTCTCCTCTCTGAGGTGCCCGACGTCGTGACGGTCGTCGGGGGTGCCGTCGTGTTAGCCGGTATTTACTGGACGACAGTCAGTCGACATATCGACTGA
- a CDS encoding HalOD1 output domain-containing protein yields the protein MDSGGEQWNSPFNPEPSIAVIEAVAEAENVPLEELCPPEYPPLHDVINTDALDQLFESPATDVTVTFPYLTYQISLESNGHVEIDVREE from the coding sequence ATGGATTCAGGGGGAGAACAATGGAACTCACCGTTCAATCCGGAGCCAAGCATCGCCGTTATCGAGGCCGTTGCAGAAGCCGAAAACGTCCCTCTCGAGGAGTTGTGCCCGCCGGAGTACCCGCCGCTTCACGACGTGATCAACACCGACGCCCTCGACCAACTGTTCGAGTCGCCGGCGACGGACGTCACCGTCACGTTCCCTTATCTGACGTATCAGATATCGCTCGAGAGTAACGGACACGTCGAAATCGATGTTCGCGAAGAGTGA
- a CDS encoding J domain-containing protein, which yields MESHYDVLGVSPDADLDEIRAAYRRLLKRHHPDQGGSRDQFLRIKQAYETVVGEHPDEWAGDGTIPYGETDRTYDPSDTKPPGAVGLQVTGTVLTLTLVALVHDVTLEELLEKPVPGGGKRTVAFFTVHNTSERPVTWRGHVQTSFVGDDGFLYEGSNILRPHTSALPDRWCAVATPIPPGKALDAVVVGQEIPDDVSVERVVYTQAYVTDDGERETEQSLFRIRPRVRESLDELPYDRR from the coding sequence ATGGAGAGCCACTACGACGTGCTCGGAGTCTCGCCGGATGCCGATTTAGACGAGATCCGGGCGGCGTACCGCCGTTTGTTGAAACGGCACCATCCAGACCAGGGTGGCTCTCGCGACCAGTTTCTTCGAATCAAGCAGGCGTACGAGACAGTTGTGGGCGAACATCCCGACGAGTGGGCTGGTGACGGCACGATACCCTACGGCGAAACCGACCGGACGTACGATCCATCGGACACCAAGCCGCCGGGGGCGGTCGGATTGCAGGTCACGGGAACGGTGCTGACACTGACGCTCGTCGCGCTGGTTCACGACGTCACGCTCGAGGAACTCCTCGAGAAACCGGTTCCCGGTGGCGGCAAGCGGACGGTTGCGTTCTTCACGGTGCACAACACGAGCGAGCGGCCGGTGACCTGGCGCGGGCACGTCCAGACGAGTTTTGTGGGCGACGACGGGTTTCTCTACGAAGGGTCGAATATCCTCCGCCCTCACACGTCGGCCCTTCCAGATCGGTGGTGTGCGGTAGCGACGCCGATTCCGCCGGGGAAAGCACTCGATGCGGTCGTCGTCGGCCAGGAGATTCCCGACGACGTCAGCGTCGAGCGCGTCGTCTACACCCAGGCGTACGTCACCGACGACGGCGAGCGGGAAACAGAACAGTCGCTGTTCAGGATCCGGCCCCGCGTCAGGGAGAGCCTGGACGAGCTTCCGTACGACCGCCGATGA
- the hflX gene encoding GTPase HflX: MSRPSSDTAATHSNTTALVVSRDTTTPVSTDEIADLARAAGYTVEEAVTQPGHPDTGSYLGAGRLEELATLATETAIEAVIVDARLTPSQHHAIVDALPDGIAVIDRHRLVLDIFEMGAGARRASLQVELAQLRYDLPRLIATTEEGMLNRVTESGTPVYDVRDRIARLERELASLPDPSEQFRQQRREQGFDLVTIAGYTNAGKSTLLHQLADDLELESTVEHEPDPDGTGDTGSEKHATASVADRLFETLETTTRRSTLGRRPVLLTDTVGYVDDLPHDLVASFSATLSEASAADVVVLVVDGSDPPETLERRLQVSLDVLEEHGVDDDQLLTALNKVDRLTEAEQERRRTLAESYVSTVLPLSARDGTNLEALRTQVVDRLPTERATLELPAGDDAMALVSRAYDRTVVADVTYAGETITLECAGRPDVVERLRAEAASLQR, encoded by the coding sequence ATGTCACGACCATCCAGCGACACTGCAGCGACGCACAGCAACACGACCGCACTCGTCGTCTCTCGCGACACTACCACCCCCGTCTCGACCGACGAAATCGCCGACCTCGCTCGAGCAGCCGGCTACACCGTCGAGGAGGCCGTTACGCAGCCCGGTCACCCCGACACCGGGAGCTACCTCGGTGCGGGCCGGCTCGAGGAACTGGCCACCCTGGCGACCGAAACCGCAATCGAAGCCGTCATCGTCGACGCACGGCTCACGCCGAGTCAGCACCACGCCATCGTCGACGCGCTCCCCGACGGAATAGCGGTGATCGACCGCCACCGACTCGTTCTCGACATCTTCGAGATGGGTGCCGGCGCCCGGCGAGCGAGCCTGCAGGTCGAACTCGCCCAGCTTCGGTACGACCTGCCGCGGCTCATCGCAACGACCGAGGAAGGGATGCTCAACCGGGTTACCGAGAGCGGAACCCCGGTCTACGACGTTCGAGACCGAATCGCTCGCCTCGAGCGGGAACTGGCGTCCCTCCCGGATCCGAGCGAGCAGTTCCGCCAGCAACGCCGCGAGCAGGGGTTCGACCTCGTGACGATCGCCGGCTACACTAACGCCGGGAAGTCGACGCTGCTGCACCAGCTTGCCGACGACCTCGAACTGGAGTCGACGGTCGAACACGAGCCTGACCCGGACGGAACCGGCGACACTGGCTCCGAAAAACACGCCACCGCGAGCGTCGCCGACCGACTGTTCGAAACCCTCGAGACGACCACTCGACGGTCGACTCTCGGCAGGCGGCCGGTGTTGCTCACCGACACCGTCGGCTACGTCGACGACTTGCCCCACGACCTGGTCGCCTCCTTCAGCGCCACGCTCTCGGAGGCGAGTGCAGCCGACGTCGTCGTGCTCGTCGTCGATGGGAGCGACCCACCCGAAACGCTCGAGCGACGACTCCAGGTTTCACTCGACGTGCTCGAGGAACACGGCGTCGACGACGACCAGCTACTGACGGCGCTGAACAAAGTCGATCGTCTGACCGAGGCCGAACAGGAACGACGTCGCACGCTCGCCGAATCATACGTCTCGACGGTGCTGCCGCTCAGCGCTCGCGACGGGACGAATCTCGAGGCACTCCGTACACAGGTCGTCGATCGACTGCCCACGGAACGGGCAACCCTCGAGCTTCCAGCTGGTGACGACGCGATGGCACTCGTCTCCCGAGCGTACGATCGAACGGTCGTCGCAGACGTGACCTACGCCGGCGAGACGATCACGCTCGAGTGTGCCGGTCGACCCGACGTCGTCGAGCGGCTTCGAGCGGAAGCGGCGAGCTTACAACGGTGA
- a CDS encoding DUF3194 domain-containing protein, protein MTPDPSTASEPSDETVVQTASDAAEDVIFSAYKQSAVRDYDVTVIFEDGVLEVDVYLNVPEDATERSPDDVADDAALAARSAVDDLFGE, encoded by the coding sequence ATGACGCCCGATCCGTCGACCGCATCGGAGCCGTCCGACGAGACCGTCGTCCAGACGGCATCGGACGCCGCCGAAGACGTCATCTTCTCGGCGTACAAGCAGTCGGCCGTCCGTGACTACGACGTCACCGTCATCTTCGAGGATGGCGTCCTCGAGGTCGACGTCTACCTGAACGTTCCTGAAGATGCGACGGAACGCTCCCCTGACGACGTCGCCGACGATGCCGCTCTCGCGGCCCGGTCGGCCGTCGACGACCTGTTCGGCGAGTAA
- a CDS encoding prefoldin subunit beta — protein sequence MQGNLPPEAQEKIEQLQDLQETAQTVAVQKQEAESSLNDAEAALDELDGVDEETTMYRQVGELFVQTDYDEAQEQLDDKVNTLEIRLETLEKQEERVQNQFESLQDELQNMLGGMGGGPAGPGGPGAGGA from the coding sequence ATGCAAGGCAATCTGCCGCCGGAGGCACAGGAGAAAATCGAGCAACTGCAGGATCTCCAGGAGACCGCACAGACGGTCGCCGTTCAGAAACAGGAGGCCGAATCCTCACTCAACGACGCCGAAGCGGCCCTCGACGAACTCGACGGTGTCGACGAGGAGACGACCATGTACCGCCAGGTCGGCGAACTGTTCGTCCAGACCGACTACGACGAGGCCCAGGAGCAACTCGACGACAAGGTGAACACGCTCGAGATCCGCCTCGAGACCCTCGAGAAACAGGAAGAGCGCGTCCAGAACCAGTTCGAGAGCCTGCAGGATGAACTGCAGAACATGCTCGGCGGGATGGGCGGCGGCCCGGCAGGCCCAGGCGGCCCGGGTGCTGGCGGCGCGTAA
- a CDS encoding DNA-directed RNA polymerase subunit P → MSYKCSRCKRDVQLDEYGGVRCPYCGHRVLLKERSRDVKTVDVN, encoded by the coding sequence ATGAGCTACAAGTGCTCCCGATGCAAACGCGACGTACAGCTCGACGAGTACGGGGGCGTTCGCTGTCCCTACTGCGGTCACCGCGTCCTCCTGAAAGAGCGCAGCCGGGACGTCAAGACCGTCGACGTCAACTAA
- a CDS encoding 50S ribosomal protein L37ae: protein MAEKQRGRVGSAGRFGARYGRVARRRVTEIEHDMRSSKVDGDDVTRIGTGIWKNEETGEVFAGGAYRPQTPAGETVRRSIRAALGEENE from the coding sequence ATGGCCGAAAAGCAGCGAGGACGGGTCGGCAGTGCCGGCCGTTTCGGAGCGCGATACGGACGCGTCGCCCGCCGACGTGTCACGGAGATTGAACACGACATGCGATCGTCGAAAGTCGACGGCGACGACGTCACCCGTATTGGGACGGGCATCTGGAAGAACGAGGAAACGGGCGAAGTCTTTGCTGGCGGTGCCTACCGCCCGCAGACCCCCGCCGGCGAGACGGTTCGACGGTCGATCCGTGCCGCCCTGGGCGAGGAGAACGAGTAA
- a CDS encoding DUF2103 domain-containing protein: MECRHCGSPLEKPGDFCLVCREGSTETVVLEAARDRATLTMLDDEDVLGETTITTAPEEGDLAIVELRNFAGLLGDELRRKRPEEVYAAGDRDVVQAVREDTHYTFYRVTDDDPVTAVLERRGDRALDVVDLAPAEKIGGSHSTLIGGRTGMRAIQTVAEHPHVKKVIPGPIDAGGTGSQSGLRAKVTRADDGGNVRMLLRDGSSVQENRIVTTARDRELGEAVRADLNEALLEAGLQDE; this comes from the coding sequence ATGGAGTGTCGCCACTGCGGATCGCCCCTCGAGAAACCCGGCGACTTCTGTCTCGTCTGCCGAGAGGGAAGCACCGAGACGGTGGTGCTCGAGGCGGCCCGCGACCGGGCGACACTGACGATGCTCGACGATGAGGACGTTCTGGGGGAGACGACGATCACCACCGCCCCCGAGGAAGGCGACCTCGCAATCGTCGAACTGCGGAATTTCGCCGGGTTGCTTGGCGACGAACTGCGACGAAAGCGCCCCGAGGAGGTGTACGCGGCAGGTGACCGAGACGTCGTGCAGGCCGTTCGCGAGGACACCCACTACACGTTTTACCGGGTCACCGACGACGACCCCGTCACCGCAGTGCTCGAGCGCCGCGGCGACCGGGCGCTCGACGTGGTCGACCTGGCACCCGCCGAGAAGATCGGCGGTAGTCACTCGACGCTCATCGGTGGACGAACGGGAATGCGCGCGATCCAGACCGTCGCCGAACACCCCCACGTCAAGAAGGTGATCCCCGGACCGATCGACGCCGGCGGCACCGGCTCCCAGTCGGGGCTCCGAGCGAAGGTAACGAGAGCGGACGACGGCGGGAACGTCCGAATGCTTCTGCGCGATGGCTCGAGCGTCCAGGAGAATCGGATCGTTACCACGGCGCGTGACCGCGAGCTGGGCGAGGCCGTTCGGGCCGACCTGAACGAAGCGTTGCTCGAGGCCGGTTTGCAGGACGAGTAG
- the truD gene encoding tRNA pseudouridine(13) synthase TruD — MRHAHPTEQAVGIEYYVSDTDGTGGRLRARDDHFRVRELERFSTEPVDTSMDAYPHLVFRATLRGWDTNDFARRLSDSLGVSRERVSWAGTKDKRAVTTQLFSVYGAEPTDIPELNRADIEILGRAGRSLEFGDLAGNAFELVVSDHDDESATNTLAITDDLAAFAGTDADPALGDPITVGVPNVFGQQRFGSKRPITHEVGLEIVRGDWEGAVMAYLGRPTAAEPDDTQAARAFVEKTRDWQTALERFPNRLQYERSMLHELAEHGGEPDASTFRGALERLPTNLQRLFVHAAQSFVFNRILSTRLERGLPFDRPVAGDVVCFADRDAPEGLELPDVDRSQRVDERRVQSVTRHCERGRAFVTAPLVGTETTLADCEPGEIERAVLDDLNLEQADFDLPGEFDSTGTRRAILVRTALTVEDNPRTFSFSLPKGSYATAVMREYLQCDPVDLG; from the coding sequence ATGCGTCACGCCCACCCAACCGAGCAGGCCGTCGGCATCGAGTACTACGTCTCCGACACCGACGGCACCGGCGGCCGGTTACGCGCCCGGGACGACCACTTTCGCGTCCGCGAACTCGAACGATTTTCGACCGAGCCGGTGGACACCTCGATGGACGCCTACCCCCACCTCGTGTTCCGGGCGACGCTCCGTGGCTGGGATACCAACGACTTCGCCCGACGGCTTTCCGACAGCCTGGGCGTCTCCCGCGAACGCGTGTCCTGGGCGGGCACAAAGGACAAGCGAGCGGTGACCACTCAGCTCTTTTCGGTCTACGGCGCGGAACCGACCGACATTCCCGAACTCAATCGTGCCGACATCGAGATTCTCGGGCGGGCGGGTCGCTCCCTCGAGTTCGGCGACCTGGCGGGGAACGCGTTCGAACTGGTCGTGAGCGATCACGACGACGAGAGTGCCACGAACACACTCGCCATCACGGACGACCTCGCCGCATTCGCTGGAACCGACGCCGACCCCGCACTCGGCGACCCGATCACGGTGGGCGTCCCCAACGTCTTCGGCCAGCAACGATTCGGAAGCAAACGGCCGATCACCCACGAAGTCGGCCTCGAGATCGTCCGCGGCGACTGGGAAGGTGCCGTCATGGCCTACCTGGGGCGACCGACGGCGGCCGAACCCGATGATACCCAGGCGGCCCGCGCGTTCGTCGAGAAGACTCGCGACTGGCAGACCGCTCTCGAACGGTTTCCAAACCGACTGCAGTACGAGCGGTCGATGCTGCACGAACTCGCCGAACACGGCGGTGAGCCGGACGCCTCGACGTTTCGTGGTGCCCTCGAGCGCCTTCCCACGAACCTTCAGCGGCTGTTCGTCCACGCTGCCCAGTCGTTCGTGTTCAACCGGATACTCAGCACGCGCCTCGAACGCGGCCTGCCGTTCGACCGACCCGTCGCCGGCGACGTCGTCTGTTTCGCCGACCGGGATGCCCCCGAAGGGCTCGAACTTCCGGACGTCGATCGCAGCCAGCGCGTCGACGAGCGCCGCGTGCAATCGGTGACCCGCCATTGCGAGCGCGGCCGGGCGTTCGTCACCGCGCCCCTCGTCGGAACGGAGACGACCCTCGCCGACTGCGAACCGGGCGAGATCGAACGGGCTGTGTTGGACGACCTGAACCTCGAGCAAGCCGATTTCGACCTGCCCGGCGAGTTCGACTCGACCGGGACGCGGCGAGCGATCCTCGTCCGGACGGCGCTCACGGTCGAAGACAATCCCCGCACGTTCTCGTTTTCGCTGCCGAAGGGGTCGTACGCGACAGCCGTGATGCGGGAGTACTTGCAGTGTGATCCGGTCGATCTGGGATAG
- a CDS encoding HalOD1 output domain-containing protein, whose translation MAEKHSPEDFDSETESPSHRIRHRQIQPDPDDPYLAVVHPIAELEGRPVEEMPPLYQYVDHLLENLFDEPPAEKAQVQLSFSYYNYRVQLDQQGNMTIIRQGETIDLE comes from the coding sequence ATGGCTGAAAAACATTCGCCGGAGGACTTCGACAGCGAGACTGAATCGCCGTCACACCGGATTCGCCACCGTCAGATCCAGCCAGACCCTGACGACCCGTATCTCGCTGTCGTCCACCCGATTGCCGAACTCGAGGGCCGTCCGGTCGAGGAGATGCCGCCGCTGTATCAGTACGTCGACCACCTGCTCGAGAACCTCTTCGACGAGCCACCGGCTGAGAAAGCACAGGTGCAACTCTCCTTTTCGTACTACAACTACCGAGTCCAACTCGATCAGCAGGGGAACATGACGATCATCCGCCAGGGCGAGACGATCGATCTCGAGTAG